Within the Dunckerocampus dactyliophorus isolate RoL2022-P2 chromosome 10, RoL_Ddac_1.1, whole genome shotgun sequence genome, the region acgtgtttgcTCACCACTGGTTCCAGATTGACTTGGTGTAACCAAAGAAAGTTTGAAAATCTCTTACTGAACCTGTTAAACGAATATGGCATGCTTTGTTTCTGCAGAAGAGGAACCACCACCCCCAAAGAAAGCCGCTGGTAAAGCTGCGCCTGCTGAAGAGTCTGAAGATgaagacgacgacgacgatgatgatggtTGGTCATCCTGTTCATATAGTGTTATGTCCCACCCTCCATTTCTTGGCACGCGTGCAGTTTTGCAGTACTCATGTGTGTAATGTTCGGAGGAAAAGTGACCTACAACGCAATGTCTTCGGTGCTGGTGTTTGTTTGTGCGCCAGTTCTATCCTCAATCGCTGTGACATGAACAACTCCTTGAGTACATAAAAGTTTTGCATGGGTTCGAAGAAAATGGCTGACTTGATCTGCTGTCTCCAGATGAGTCTGACGAggaacccccaccccccaagaAAGTAGCCAAACCTGCTGTGAAGGCTCCTGCCAAGCAAGTGAAGGGCAAGCCTGCAAAGGAGCCctcagatgatgatgatgatgatgaagaatcAGAAGAAGAGGCCCCACCTCCCAAGAAGGCTGCAAAACAAGTGAAGCCAAAGGCCAAGCCAGCcaaacaggaggaggaggatgatgatgatgaaggtaCGGTGATGCATGTACGTTTGTCTGGGTAGACTGTGGCTTGCAAGTGATGATCAACAAGGGACTTAATTCTGACAAATGATGTTGCTTTACACGTGTCTGATGCAGTGCTCGTGTCTTGAGGGTTGCATACAATCACGGCTCTCTTTTTAACCCAATGGCTTCTGTGGCTTTTAGACTCTGAAGAGGAGATGGACACCACACCTTCTCCAGCAGCCGCAAAGGCAAAGAAGGCAGGCATGGTGAAAGCCAAGGAAGAgtctgaagaggaggaggatgatgaggaagatgatgatgacgacgatgatgatgaggaggatgatgatgaggaagaAGGTGAGTCATGGCATCCAGTCATTTGCGTCGTTACAATTGGTGGTGCTTGCAATGCAAAATTGGGTAATTGAGTCATGGAAAAGATTCAACCACACTTGTTTGTTCAGTTTATTGatacattttaatgcctggtacaactaaaggtttGGACAAATTTAACAAATACAGCTCACAAgagtttaagagctgatatctagcaactcccatgattttcttgataaccaaaatgacagttcttacatgaatagctatagcattgtactgcccactatacacacacacacaccatccacAACCACCAAATCTGCTTCCTCCAAAGTGGAATGACTGTATTTTTACGTACAATTTGACAGAGCCCCCAGTGACCCCTGCCAAGAGGAAGGCGGAGAGCAAGGACACTCCACCTGCCAAGAAAGCAAAGTCAGATGGAGATGGTAAAACTGTTTGCTCTTTTGGCTATCCTTTGGCTGACtctttgtttatcacagttaattgactccagacccaaccgtgatcagtgaatttttgcaaagtaggactACGGCCTGTCATGTtagataaatcgattaatcgaactatttaaaaaaaagaacaagtccAAATATATCACCCTCTATAAATTGACATAtacgtgtgtttcatctgcgtACCACACAGCCTGGATTGGTtatatagtggaatgaacagtcAGCCGTCCtatcattcagcctctttgtggaggcggggctactagtgagtggaagTCATTGGCATTGGGagttttctggacagcatacttcctgccgtggttgtcatcaatgtaacattactctAGAATGCTACACTGTCTtttgagtcttctgaatgccttttttgtacagtatttttgttcatttggcaatttttatgcttaatttagtccaAGAGTACATGATTTGcttatgcataattttttttttactaataggctgtagttGGCCACAAAACTgctataagaaaaaacaggagtgaagctgtgaaattcaaacggGAAAGTCTGTAGTTTGTTAATATATTGCTGGCACTGAAAGTGTATCCCCCCCGTTATCTGGCAGGTTTCTGTCTATTTGTTGGCAACCTGAATTCTGAGAAGGACTTTGAAGAAATCAAAACTGCAATGAGGAAATTCTTCTCCAAGAATGGCATTGAGATTGCTGATGTCCGGTTAGGCGGCTCCAGGTATGAAAAAGCATTTAtcttcaagagattcaagattcaagagttttattgtcatgtgcatagtaaaacagcagttataccatgcatgTTGAATTAGGTAATTTGCAGGACCAATTTGTTTAATAAAGGCAAAGCTACTGTGTTGTGTTCAAGTTTGGACCAATAATTTTGAATGTCATTCTTCATTTAGGAAATTTGGCTATGTAGACTTTGGATCTCAGGGGGACATGCAGAAAGCTCTGGAGCTCAACGGTAAAAAGTTTATGGGCCAGGAGATCAAACTGGACAAGGCAAGGAACAAAGAGAACTCACAGGAAGAAAAGAAAGGTATTGGTGGTGTTGCTTAGCTTTGTTGAGGAAACATTGTACGGCATTCTCTTGACATTCTTGACCATTTGTCTGCAGAAAGGGATGCACGGACACTTTTTGTAAAAAACATTCCCTTTTCTGTCGGGGTTGAGGACTTGAGGGAGCTCTTTGAAGATGCAGTGGATATCAGGGTTCCACCAGGCCACAACAGCCTCAACAGAGGGTAGGAATAAGCACACTTAAGGCATTCTTAAACAATATTTCATTAAAGTACTCCATACATTTGCAAGCatgaataaaattgtcattttctttttGACAGCATTGCCTACATTGAGTTCAAAACTGAGGCTGAGGCAGAGAAGATGCTAGAAGAGGCACAGGGTTCTGATGTGCATGGGAGGTCCATTATTGTAGACTTTGTAGGAGAGAAAAGCCAGAAAGGTGCTAAGGGGGCAGGTAAATATTTGGTGCAGTGTTCtcatgcagttaaaaaaaaaaaaagtggcttgATGTGAATATCTCGTTCCTTGCAGGAGCAGCAGGTGCAGTACCACCGAGTAAAACATTAGTGGTGAATAATCTAGCCTTCAGTGCCACAGAGGAGACCCTGCAATCCGTGTTTGAGAAGGCTGTTTCCATCAGAGTGCCACAGAGAGACGGCAGACCTAAAGGGTGAGCAAACTCAAGTTGTGCCATGTCTAGTTTTCAACCTTCTCATGAGCTCCTGGTAATCTTGCCATGATTATGCACGGATTCGCACGAGAAGCAGAGCCAGGTGCACGGTTAAAACCGGCGCCACCCCGGTCACATGAGGGTGTAATGCCATGTCTGCTGTGCTACAAGTACATTTGTAACACCAGGCAGCCTTGTGGTGTTTTGAACCCCCACGTTCATCGCTATTTGTCGTTGGCAGGTTTGCTTTTGTAGAGTTTGAGAGCATGGAAGACTGCAAGGAAGCCATGGACTACATGAACAACACAGAGATTGAAGGCCGCATGATCCGACTGGAGTTCAGCCAGAGCAGAGACAACAGGGCAGAAGGAGGCAGGGGAAACTCGGGTAGGTCTTCAAACTGGAATTGATCAAAACGGTGTTGTTGTAATCAGATGTGATGAAAACTTGAGCATCTGAAATTCTGTGACGATTTGTAAGATAGTCAAGTCCTGATCTGATTTACACGTGCCTCTTAACCTGATGCTTTGGTAATAAAcaactgacacttttttttttttttttttgcaaggtcCAACGAAGACGCTGTTCGTCAAGGGTCTCTCAGAGGATACGACTGATGAAACGCTCAAGGATGCTTTTGACGGTGCAGTGGGTGCTAGAATTGTCACAGACAGAGAGACAGGGTCTTCCAAAGGGTAGGTTTGAAGTACAAAAACCCTGACCGTGCACAGCCTCAAACGAGAAGTAGAAAGACTATTGTGGGAGTTCTTGTCATATGAGAAGCTTTGCAAATGAATGCCCAGTTACAGcttgtataaatgtataattgAACCTTGGATAAAAATGTTTGGAGTTGAGGTTATGCTGTATTCATACAAAagtttgtacttttgtactgttCCCTCCTTAGCTTTGGCTTTGTGGACTTTGACAATGAAGATGATTGCAAGGCAGCTAAGGAAGCTATGGAGGACGGTGAGATCGACGGCAGCAAGGTGACACTCGACTACGCCAGGCCCAAGGGCGAGGGTGGATTCCGTGGAGGCCGCGGAGGTGGTTTTGGTGGCCGCGGTGGCGGCTTCGGCAGAGGTGGTCGCGGTGGCGGATTCGGCGGACGTGGCGGCAGAGGCGGTGGCTTTGGTGGAAGAGGTAGAGGAGGCCCTCGTGGAGGTGGTCGCGGACGCGGCGGCTTTGGAGGTAAATTTTTTCTTGTTGGCTGCaacgttatatatatatatatatatatatatatatatatatatatatatatatatatatatatatatatatatatatatatatatatatatatatatatatatatatatatatatatatatatatagctgcaaaccttaacccatataattaaAACTAATGAAAAGTAAGTTTACCTATGGCACTGTGTTGTCTTTTCCAGTTGCTTTCACATTAGATCCACTGTCGGTAGTTACACACTTGTTACACAAGTCCCATTCCTGGAGTCATTCAACTCACTTGCCATGTGTTCACCTGTGTGCTCctcgggggggaaaaaaattcctGTCTGGAGACCAGACAACTTCAACTTCCAGTTGCTGGTTATGTAGTGGACCatgagttttattgtcatatgcacagtaaaacaggtagttctgctatgcaatgaaattcttgttctgttcattcgcccaaaaaagaaaaaacaagaaaatgaagaacaaacattaataccaataaatgaagcaacagaagagacatgaataccaatgaatcAGCTACTCCACATCTGCTCTATCGAAAGCAAACCACTTCTAAATTAGAGGTACCTCACAGTCATGCATCAATACAGTGCACTGTAGCCCGTAGTTGCAGGAAACACATGTAATCAACTCTGCTTTTCCATTAGATATGGTACCGTTTTATACcggtaaaagtatttttttttttttttttaataattgaaaGAACTTATATACGTATATAAAAATGATCGCCCAACTCTATTATCCGCTCACAGTTGACACTTAACTCAGGAAGAACAGTGTGGTGGAGCTTTGTGACAACTACTAACCCATTGTCTTGTCATTTCAGGCGGACGAGGTGGTGGAGGATTTGGAGCCAAGCCCCAAGGAAAGAGAATCAAGTTTGATGACTAAATCCTTTTTAGTCttttactttttgaatggaCTCTGGTTTCATCAGTTTTCAGAGCTTTTGGACATTCCAGAAAgcgtcattgttatatttaacTGTTAATGGGCATTTTAGCCCTTTATATTTAGAACCCTCAAACTTTACCTGCCCTCCTGTGCCAAAATGGCATGTTTGACCTTTCAACTCATGTGAGTAATGAATGTCTTGAATGAGATCTTGCACCCCTTCACCCGGTTAGTTTGTGTTTCTAAAGGAGTGAAATGTTATGGGTCTGGCAAACCAGTTTGCTGTGAAAACTGAGCTCGTCTTctacccccacccccaaacatacatacatacatacatacatacatgtgtaaATTAAAACAGTTTGTGATTTCCATTTTACCATTTGTAAAATACACTTGTATCCACTCTTTATCGTTTATCATTTGCTTTAGTCTTGCTGTAATGTGTAAAGCATATTTTGCTAGAGGATTGAGTCCACTCAAGAGTTTGGCGTTACCATGACAAactgtcattgtgtttttttttttttttttcgggaCATATGTTCAAGTTGGAAGGCGAGCACCTCTGATCTGTAACATATTTGTATTGTTGACTAATTTTTCCCATCTGAGAATCTAATTGTCTGATTGAATAAACCGTAAAGGTGGTGATTTTTAAACGTCTGTCAATATTGGGCTTCCCTGTGTCTGAGATATTAAtactcttattttatttttaatgcgtTATAAAAACGGTAGCCAACTGCGAAACATGCACTCCATAAGTTTAGTGATGTTTGCTTCAGGCGAGATGGCTGTTAAAATGGAAAGTTTACAGCGGAAATACCCTTACTACGGGGAAAACGCACGGCAGCCATTTGGCGCGCACTGAAACGCAATGCATTCTGGGATGGCAAGTACACGGAAGTCTCCGAAATGGGCGGTGCAAAAACATCCGGGGTATTTTGTAGTTGGTTTCACTTCTGCCGTTTCACGTAAATGAAAGCATTCGAGTAGTACACATTTTTAGACTTCCACCGAGGTATTTGTTCTAAAGTTCTTTAAAATTTGAAATGCCTGTCTGATATTTAAGATCTTCGCAGCAACGACTGAAGTCTAGAAAATGACAGGCTTCATATGGTAACCCTTTCTCCACCAGGGGGCAGGCTAATAGCTCAATTCTCCACTAAACTGCAGTAAAGTATGTCGAACATCACGACGGAGGGTTTTTCCTTCAACTATACCACGAGAAGCATTTGGAAGAATAAATTAAGTGTTCCGATTGTGTGGGCACAATTTAATTTTAATGCTAGCCCAGTTGGCATGGCGAGGGTCATGACTAGCGTTAGTTACACCGGATGGCCAAAAAATGGTCGCCATCAGGGTTCAACTAAGCAGTGTATTTGGAGGTGGGAATAGTCCTTATCTTGGTAAACACTCCCATTTTCTATAAAACTTTAGCAACGTTTATACTAAGGAACGCAACTTTTCATTTGAACC harbors:
- the ncl gene encoding nucleolin; this encodes MVKLAKAANKQANLKKKAPPPPKEVEEESSEEESSEEEEAPPPKAVKKATPAKAAKAVKNGKAAKKAESEDESEEEPPPPKKAAGKAAPAEESEDEDDDDDDDDESDEEPPPPKKVAKPAVKAPAKQVKGKPAKEPSDDDDDDEESEEEAPPPKKAAKQVKPKAKPAKQEEEDDDDEDSEEEMDTTPSPAAAKAKKAGMVKAKEESEEEEDDEEDDDDDDDDEEDDDEEEEPPVTPAKRKAESKDTPPAKKAKSDGDGFCLFVGNLNSEKDFEEIKTAMRKFFSKNGIEIADVRLGGSRKFGYVDFGSQGDMQKALELNGKKFMGQEIKLDKARNKENSQEEKKERDARTLFVKNIPFSVGVEDLRELFEDAVDIRVPPGHNSLNRGIAYIEFKTEAEAEKMLEEAQGSDVHGRSIIVDFVGEKSQKGAKGAGAAGAVPPSKTLVVNNLAFSATEETLQSVFEKAVSIRVPQRDGRPKGFAFVEFESMEDCKEAMDYMNNTEIEGRMIRLEFSQSRDNRAEGGRGNSGPTKTLFVKGLSEDTTDETLKDAFDGAVGARIVTDRETGSSKGFGFVDFDNEDDCKAAKEAMEDGEIDGSKVTLDYARPKGEGGFRGGRGGGFGGRGGGFGRGGRGGGFGGRGGRGGGFGGRGRGGPRGGGRGRGGFGGGRGGGGFGAKPQGKRIKFDD